The following coding sequences are from one Novosphingobium sp. Gsoil 351 window:
- a CDS encoding universal stress protein: MSQRVYLVIMDETEESRLALRFASRRAVRTGGVVHIVAIVPQQTFSAFAAVQATIEDEARSRAEVLVTAAAGNLVSEGGPMPVVSVREGEHVKVVRDYLTEHPEVSALVLGAASEGNPGPLVSHFAVAHPGQLPCPLMIVPGSMHDEDVDRLS; the protein is encoded by the coding sequence ATGTCGCAGCGCGTCTATCTGGTAATCATGGACGAGACCGAGGAATCGCGGCTTGCGCTGCGTTTCGCCTCGCGCCGCGCGGTGCGCACCGGCGGGGTGGTCCACATCGTCGCCATCGTCCCGCAGCAGACCTTCAGCGCGTTCGCCGCGGTCCAGGCGACGATCGAGGACGAGGCGCGCAGCCGGGCGGAAGTGCTGGTCACCGCCGCCGCCGGCAACCTGGTCAGCGAGGGCGGACCGATGCCGGTGGTCTCGGTCCGCGAGGGCGAACACGTAAAGGTCGTGCGCGACTACCTGACCGAGCATCCCGAGGTCTCGGCGCTGGTGCTCGGCGCGGCGTCGGAGGGCAATCCGGGACCGTTGGTCAGCCACTTCGCGGTCGCGCATCCGGGGCAGTTGCCCTGCCCGCTAATGATCGTACCGGGTTCGATGCACGACGAGGATGTCGATCGGTTGAGTTGA
- a CDS encoding pyruvate dehydrogenase complex dihydrolipoamide acetyltransferase, with protein sequence MPISIKMPALSPTMEEGTLAKWLVKVGDKVSSGDIMAEIETDKATMEFEAVDEGTVTAISVAEGTEGVKVGTVIATLAEEGEDASAAPAAKPAPAPAAKAEPAPAVAAAPAPAPAPSAAPAPAAVPASGDRVIASPLAKRIAAEKGIDLSTIKGTGPGGRIVKADVEGATPGAAAAQTAAAPSAAAPAAAPAAVPVQAGPIPDFGIPFEDQKLSSMRKTIARRLTESKQTVPHIYLTVDVRLDALLKLRGEMNAALSPRGIKLSVNDLLIKALGAALMQVPKCNVAFAGDTMRQYHRADISVAVSIPSGLITPIITDAGSKSASAISTEMAALAAKAKDGKLQPHEFQGGTASLSNMGMMGIKQFEAVINPPQGMIMAIGAGEQRPYVVDGALAIATVMSATGSFDHRAIDGADGAQLMQAFKNLVESPLGLVA encoded by the coding sequence ATGCCCATCTCGATCAAGATGCCCGCGCTTTCGCCGACGATGGAGGAGGGCACGCTGGCCAAGTGGCTGGTCAAGGTGGGCGACAAGGTTTCCTCGGGCGACATCATGGCCGAGATCGAGACCGACAAGGCGACGATGGAGTTCGAGGCGGTGGACGAGGGCACCGTCACCGCGATTTCGGTCGCCGAAGGCACCGAAGGGGTCAAAGTCGGCACGGTGATCGCCACGCTGGCGGAAGAGGGCGAGGATGCGAGCGCGGCGCCCGCTGCCAAGCCCGCACCTGCTCCCGCTGCGAAGGCCGAACCGGCCCCCGCAGTCGCCGCCGCGCCTGCGCCCGCACCTGCGCCATCTGCAGCACCGGCCCCGGCCGCCGTTCCCGCTTCGGGCGACCGCGTGATCGCCTCCCCTCTGGCCAAGCGGATCGCCGCCGAGAAGGGCATCGATCTGTCGACCATCAAGGGCACCGGCCCCGGCGGACGGATCGTCAAGGCCGATGTCGAGGGCGCGACGCCGGGGGCCGCCGCGGCCCAGACCGCCGCCGCACCGTCCGCGGCTGCGCCAGCCGCCGCCCCTGCAGCGGTGCCCGTGCAGGCCGGACCGATCCCCGACTTCGGCATCCCGTTCGAAGACCAGAAGCTGTCGTCGATGCGCAAGACCATCGCGCGGCGCTTGACCGAATCCAAGCAGACCGTGCCGCACATCTACCTGACGGTGGACGTCCGCCTCGACGCCCTGCTCAAGCTGCGCGGCGAAATGAATGCCGCGCTCAGCCCCCGCGGGATCAAGCTTTCGGTCAACGATCTGCTGATCAAGGCGCTGGGCGCTGCGCTGATGCAGGTCCCCAAGTGCAACGTCGCCTTCGCCGGCGACACCATGCGCCAATACCATCGCGCCGACATCTCGGTGGCGGTGAGCATTCCCAGCGGGCTGATCACGCCGATCATCACCGACGCCGGAAGCAAATCGGCCAGCGCGATCTCGACCGAGATGGCCGCACTCGCCGCCAAGGCCAAGGACGGCAAGCTCCAGCCGCACGAGTTCCAGGGCGGCACCGCCAGCCTCTCGAACATGGGGATGATGGGGATCAAGCAGTTCGAAGCGGTGATCAACCCGCCCCAGGGCATGATCATGGCGATCGGCGCGGGCGAGCAGCGACCCTACGTGGTCGACGGCGCACTGGCGATCGCCACGGTGATGAGCGCGACGGGGAGCTTCGACCATCGCGCCATCGATGGTGCCGACGGCGCGCAACTGATGCAGGCCTTCAAGAACCTGGTGGAGAGCCCGCTGGGGCTGGTCGCTTAG
- a CDS encoding endonuclease domain-containing protein, with product MLLGHAKRMRREPTDTERALWRMLRGRRLCEWKFRRQVRIEPYTVDFVCFSARLMVEAEGSQHVENLADRRRDAFLRAQGFRVLRLWNNDVLSNREGVLTAILSALETPHPNPSPATGEGLGDAPLQHSSPLAGEDSAACSRNGLAKLGEGAWPYNSLDAHP from the coding sequence GTGCTCCTCGGCCACGCAAAGCGGATGCGGCGCGAGCCGACGGATACCGAGCGCGCGTTGTGGCGAATGCTGCGCGGCAGGCGCTTGTGTGAATGGAAGTTCCGGCGGCAGGTTCGGATCGAGCCGTATACCGTGGATTTCGTGTGCTTTTCCGCGCGGCTGATGGTGGAGGCCGAAGGCTCTCAGCACGTCGAAAATCTTGCGGATCGGAGGCGGGATGCTTTCCTGCGAGCACAGGGTTTTCGCGTGCTTCGGTTGTGGAACAACGATGTGCTGTCGAATCGAGAAGGTGTGCTGACCGCAATTCTCTCTGCGCTCGAAACCCCTCACCCCAACCCCTCTCCCGCAACGGGAGAAGGGCTTGGTGACGCACCGCTTCAACACTCCTCTCCCCTCGCGGGAGAGGATAGCGCAGCTTGCTCGCGAAACGGGCTAGCGAAGCTTGGTGAGGGGGCGTGGCCATATAACTCGCTCGATGCCCACCCCTGA
- a CDS encoding acyl-CoA thioesterase produces the protein MPTPDASTRDPVIRVTAMPADANAYGDIFGGWLMSLMDMGAGLIAARRSHGRAVTVAMDGMQFHSPVKVGDEVSVYGELTKVGRTSMTIVLEAWRRHRHEDEHILVTEATFTFVAVDDAGKPRTVLSDQLHGSSPRA, from the coding sequence ATGCCCACCCCTGATGCAAGCACCCGCGACCCCGTCATCCGCGTCACCGCGATGCCCGCCGATGCCAACGCCTATGGCGACATCTTCGGCGGATGGCTGATGAGCCTGATGGACATGGGCGCGGGGCTGATTGCGGCGCGGCGCAGTCACGGCCGCGCGGTGACGGTGGCGATGGACGGGATGCAGTTCCATTCCCCGGTCAAAGTCGGCGACGAGGTTTCGGTCTATGGCGAGCTGACCAAAGTCGGGCGGACATCGATGACGATCGTGCTCGAGGCGTGGCGGCGGCACCGGCACGAGGACGAGCACATCCTGGTGACCGAGGCGACCTTCACGTTCGTTGCGGTCGATGATGCGGGAAAGCCGCGAACGGTTCTTTCAGACCAACTCCATGGCTCGTCGCCCCGTGCCTGA